One segment of Asterias rubens chromosome 2, eAstRub1.3, whole genome shotgun sequence DNA contains the following:
- the LOC117307103 gene encoding uncharacterized protein LOC117307103 — MTKTNALCWCGLVLLLFLCCIQQVGCYHSLRKRLIPQSKDLANTDRNTQEVEQSEMYNRYRRFPRLHTCITDSDCEGLNRASCCVTVHTSSVRLCKELSQRGHICNIYSRPHMWSGERLGLHCPCEQGLECISDSTSSFASRGTCMN; from the exons ATGACCAAGACCAACGCGCTGTGCTGGTGTGGGCTTGTACTGCTTCTTTTCTTGTGTTGCATTCAACAAGTGGGATGCTACCACTCCCTCCGGAAGCGCCTGATCCCCCAAAGCAAAGATCTAGCTAACACCGACAGAAACACCCAGGAAGTGGAACAGAGTGAAATGTATAATAGATATCGACGATTTCCAAGACTTCAT ACCTGTATAACTGATTCGGATTGCGAGGGGCTGAACCGAGCATCGTGCTGTGTGACGGTACACACCAGCTCCGTCCGGTTATGTAAGGAACTCAGTCAGCGGGGCCATATCTGTAACATCTACAGCCGGCCTCACATGTGGAGCGGGGAAAGACTAGGGCTTCACTGCCCATGTGAGCAGGGTCTGGAGTGTATCTCGGACTCGACTTCATCGTTTGCCAGTAGAGGCACTTGCATGAACTAG